In Tripterygium wilfordii isolate XIE 37 chromosome 23, ASM1340144v1, whole genome shotgun sequence, one genomic interval encodes:
- the LOC119993043 gene encoding cellulose synthase-like protein D3, which produces MLKPPSDEPLHGTAEDGLVDLTDVDIRLPLLVYVSREKRPGYDHNKKAGAMNALVRASAIMSNGPFILNLDCDHYIYNSQALREGMCFMMDRGGDRICYVQFPQRFEGIDPSDRYANHNTVFFDVNMRALDGLMGPVYVGTGCLFRRVALYGFDPRRAKEHHSGCCRCCFARRKKNSFVSNTPEENRALRMGDSDGEEMNLSLLPKRFGNSSFLIDSIPVAEFQGRPLADHPAVKNGRPPGALTIPRELLVASTVAEAISVISCWYEDKTEWGQRVGWIYGSVTEDVVTGYRMHNRGWKSVYCVTKPDAFRGTAPINLTDRLHQVLRWATGSVEIFFSRNNALLASTRMKLLQRIAYLNVGIYPFTSIFLIVYCFLPALSLFSGQFIVQTLNVTFLVYLLTITVTLSMLAVLEIKWSGIDLEEWWRNEQFWLIGGTSAHLAAVLQGLLKVIAGIEISFTLTSKSGGDDVDDEFAELYIVKWSSLMIPPITIMMVNLIAIAVGFSRTIYSVIPQWSRLLGGVFFSFWVLAHLYPFAKGLMGRRGRTPTIVFVWSGLIAITISLLWVAINPPAGNNTIGGSFQFP; this is translated from the coding sequence ATGTTGAAGCCTCCCAGTGATGAACCACTCCACGGAACTGCTGAGGATGGGCTTGTTGACCTTACTGATGTTGATATCCGTCTCCCACTGCTGGTTTATGTCTCTCGCGAGAAGCGTCCAGGCTATGATCATAACAAGAAGGCAGGTGCCATGAATGCCCTGGTTCGAGCCTCTGCCATCATGTCTAATGGACCATTTATTCTCAATCTTGATTGTGATCACTACATTTACAACTCCCAAGCATTGAGGGAAGGCATGTGCTTCATGATGGATCGAGGAGGTGATCGTATCTGTTATGTCCAATTTCCTCAGAGATTCGAAGGCATTGATCCTTCTGACCGATATGCCAATCACAATACTGTTTTCTTTGATGTAAACATGAGAGCACTTGATGGGCTTATGGGTCCCGTCTATGTCGGGACTGGATGCCTCTTTCGAAGGGTTGCTCTTTATGGATTTGACCCTCGTCGAGCAAAAGAGCACCATTCTGGTTGCTGCAGGTGCTGCTTTGCTCGTCGAAAAAAGAATTCCTTCGTTTCCAATACCCCAGAAGAGAATCGGGCTCTAAGAATGGGTGATTCTGATGGTGAGGAGATGAACCTATCCCTGCTCCCTAAGAGGTTTGGGAACTCCAGTTTCCTTATTGATTCTATCCCAGTGGCTGAGTTCCAAGGTCGCCCCCTTGCTGATCACCCAGCTGTTAAGAATGGACGCCCCCCCGGTGCTCTCACTATTCCCCGTGAACTTCTTGTTGCCTCAACTGTTGCCGAGGCAATTAGTGTCATCTCCTGCTGGTATGAAGACAAGACTGAGTGGGGACAGCGTGTAGGGTGGATTTATGGGTCTGTTACTGAAGATGTAGTCACTGGATATAGAATGCATAACAGGGGATGGAAATCTGTTTATTGTGTGACCAAGCCTGATGCCTTCCGTGGAACTGCTCCAATCAATCTGACTGATAGGCTTCATCAAGTCCTTCGGTGGGCAACTGGTTCCGTTGAGATTTTCTTCTCTCGTAACAATGCTTTGCTTGCCAGCACAAGGATGAAACTTCTACAGAGGATAGCATACCTCAATGTTGGAATATATCCTTTTACTTCGATCTTTCTGATTGTCTACTGCTTCCTTCCtgcactttctctattttctggCCAGTTTATTGTGCAGACCCTCAATGTCACTTTCCTTGTTTACCTTCTGACCATCACTGTGACACTCTCCATGCTCGCTGTGCTGGAGATTAAATGGTCCGGTATTGATCTAGAAGAGTGGTGGAGGAATGAACAGTTTTGGTTAATTGGAGGTACTAGTGCTCACCTTGCTGCTGTGCTCCAGGGGCTACTGAAAGTCATTGCTGGAATCGAAATTTCTTTCACCTTGACATCTAAATCAGGTGGTGACGATGTAGATGATGAGTTTGCTGAGCTTTATATTGTTAAATGGTCGTCGCTAATGATACCGCCAATCACGATCATGATGGTGAACTTGATTGCCATAGCAGTTGGGTTTAGCAGAACAATATACAGTGTGATACCACAATGGAGCCGACTATTAGGCGGTGTTTTCTTCAGTTTCTGGGTGTTGGCTCATCTCTACCCGTTCGCGAAAGGACTGATGGGAAGGAGAGGAAGAACACCAACCATTGTTTTTGTCTGGTCAGGTCTTATTGCAATCACCATATCCCTCCTTTGGGTTGCAATCAACCCTCCTGCTGGTAACAACACAATTGGAGGCAGTTTTCAGTTCCCTTGA
- the LOC119993415 gene encoding protein MKS1-like: METTGKPDYPILKYFILIILTLLGLDFIFSSPPWTDPREKDCRARGPRLSNHNVRKGSHKIRKPPVAPPPHQKQSQQQQPRSPIIIYTVSPIVIHTHPSEFMNLVQRLTGSSSSSATCKTYNLFHDDCGAVSPAARYATIEKANKSPEGKKKVSDVGFEERGGDVFMERSSNSFPGIL, encoded by the exons ATGGAAACAACTGGAAAGCCGGACTAT CCAATACTTAAGTATTTTATACTAATCATTTTAACACTTCTCGGTCTTGATTTCATCTTCTCATCTCCTCCATGGACAGATCCCCGCGAAAAGGACTGCAGGGCCCGCGGCCCACGCCTCTCAAATCACAATGTCCGTAAAGGCTCGCACAAGATCCGAAAACCACCGGTGGCACCACCACCTCATCAAAAACAATCACAGCAGCAACAACCGCGGTCTCCGATCATAATTTACACCGTGTCTCCAATAGTGATCCACACCCATCCTAGTGAGTTCATGAATTTAGTCCAACGCCTCACcggatcatcttcttcttccgcCACGTGTAAAACATACAATCTCTTCCATGACGATTGTGGGGCGGTATCGCCTGCGGCCAGATATGCTACAATCGAGAAGGCTAATAAATCCCcggaaggaaagaagaaagtaaGCGATGTGGGATTCGAAGAGAGAGGTGGGGATGTGTTTATGGAGAGGTCAAGTAATAGTTTTCCAGGTATTTTGTAG
- the LOC119992516 gene encoding protein trichome berefringence-like 7 isoform X2, with translation MSSLPMPSHFLLRNNHSLNCASKFQKFYSRVSSFSFRMIKGQCKVWIFQSLYALVAIGSVLIFFLAMACAYLYVFPYTSTLVYKHGMSNSSDSISECNVFEGSWIQEDSYPLYNASQCPFAERGFNCISNGRRDRGYMKWRWKPKNCDLLWFSAREALEGLRGKRVVFVGDSLSRTQWESFICMLMTGLEDKTSVREINGNKITKQIRFLSVEFGTFNLRVDFYRSVFLVQPASSPKHAPKRVKSTIKLDKLDFISKEWIDADVLVFNSGHWWTPTKLFATGCYFQVDGALKLGMPITSAFKIALETWASWVDTTINSNRTRVYFRTFESSHWRNHKPCTVTKRPSSLTGGRDRSSISDAILGVAKKMKVPVRVLHVTPMGAFRSDGHVGTWSDNPSVPDCSHWCLPGVPDTWNEILFSYILSENQPTTKDE, from the exons ATGTCCTCCCTTCCAATGCCCTCACATTTCCTTCTCCGGAACAATCACTCCCTAAACTGCGCCAGCAAATTCCA GAAATTTTATTCAAGGGTATCGAGTTTCAGCTTCAGAATGATAAAGGGTCAGTGTAAAGTTTGGATTTTTCAATCACTCTATGCACTTGTTGCGATCGGTTCAGTTCTAATCTTCTTTCTAGCCATGGCTTGTGCATATCTATATGTGTTTCCTTATACAAGTACTCTTGTTTATAAGCACGGAATGTCCAATTCAAGTGATTCGATTAGTGAGTGCAATGTGTTTGAAGGAAGTTGGATTCAAGAGGATAGTTATCCTTTGTATAATGCCTCACAATGTCCCTTTGCGGAACGTGGTTTTAATTGCATATCTAATGGTAGAAGAGATAGAGGTTATATGAAATGGAGATGGAAGCCTAAAAATTGTGACCTACTGTGGTTTAGCGCACGAGAAGCTCTTGAGGGGCTCCGTGGGAAACGGGTTGTTTTTGTTGGTGATTCGTTGAGCCGAACACAATGGGAATCTTTCATTTGTATGCTCATGACTGGTTTGGAGGATAAGACAAGTGTGCGTGAAATCAATGGGAATAAGATCACTAAACAGATCAGATTTTTGAGTGTAGAGTTTGGAACATTTAATCTGAGAGTTGATTTTTATCGGTCAGTGTTCTTGGTGCAGCCTGCATCTTCACCAAAGCATGCACCAAAGAGAGTGAAGTCAACTATTAAATTGGACAAGTTGGATTTTATTAGTAAAGAGTGGATAGATGCAGATGTTCTGGTTTTCAATTCGGGACACTGGTGGACCCCGACTAAACTTTTCGCAAC GGGCTGCTATTTTCAAGTTGATGGAGCGCTGAAACTTGGAATGCCAATAACTTCTGCCTTCAAAATAGCATTAGAGACCTGGGCATCTTGGGTTGATACTACAATTAACTCAAATAGAACTAGAGTATACTTCCGAACTTTCGAATCTTCTCACTGGAG AAACCATAAACCTTGCACAGTGACTAAACGCCCTTCCTCGCTAACCGGAGGGAGGGACCGCAGCTCAATTTCAGACGCAATACTTGGAGTTGCGAAGAAAATGAAAGTTCCAGTGCGAGTTTTGCACGTTACCCCAATGGGAGCTTTCCGGAGTGATGGGCATGTGGGCACTTGGAGTGACAATCCATCGGTGCCTGATTGCTCCCATTGGTGTCTGCCTGGAGTGCCTGATACGTGGAACGAAATTCTCTTTTCATACATTCTGAGCGAAAATCAG CCGACTACAAAAGATGAATAA
- the LOC119992516 gene encoding protein trichome berefringence-like 7 isoform X1 has translation MSSLPMPSHFLLRNNHSLNCASKFQKFYSRVSSFSFRMIKGQCKVWIFQSLYALVAIGSVLIFFLAMACAYLYVFPYTSTLVYKHGMSNSSDSISECNVFEGSWIQEDSYPLYNASQCPFAERGFNCISNGRRDRGYMKWRWKPKNCDLLWFSAREALEGLRGKRVVFVGDSLSRTQWESFICMLMTGLEDKTSVREINGNKITKQIRFLSVEFGTFNLRVDFYRSVFLVQPASSPKHAPKRVKSTIKLDKLDFISKEWIDADVLVFNSGHWWTPTKLFATGCYFQVDGALKLGMPITSAFKIALETWASWVDTTINSNRTRVYFRTFESSHWRNHKPCTVTKRPSSLTGGRDRSSISDAILGVAKKMKVPVRVLHVTPMGAFRSDGHVGTWSDNPSVPDCSHWCLPGVPDTWNEILFSYILSENQVPFNEH, from the exons ATGTCCTCCCTTCCAATGCCCTCACATTTCCTTCTCCGGAACAATCACTCCCTAAACTGCGCCAGCAAATTCCA GAAATTTTATTCAAGGGTATCGAGTTTCAGCTTCAGAATGATAAAGGGTCAGTGTAAAGTTTGGATTTTTCAATCACTCTATGCACTTGTTGCGATCGGTTCAGTTCTAATCTTCTTTCTAGCCATGGCTTGTGCATATCTATATGTGTTTCCTTATACAAGTACTCTTGTTTATAAGCACGGAATGTCCAATTCAAGTGATTCGATTAGTGAGTGCAATGTGTTTGAAGGAAGTTGGATTCAAGAGGATAGTTATCCTTTGTATAATGCCTCACAATGTCCCTTTGCGGAACGTGGTTTTAATTGCATATCTAATGGTAGAAGAGATAGAGGTTATATGAAATGGAGATGGAAGCCTAAAAATTGTGACCTACTGTGGTTTAGCGCACGAGAAGCTCTTGAGGGGCTCCGTGGGAAACGGGTTGTTTTTGTTGGTGATTCGTTGAGCCGAACACAATGGGAATCTTTCATTTGTATGCTCATGACTGGTTTGGAGGATAAGACAAGTGTGCGTGAAATCAATGGGAATAAGATCACTAAACAGATCAGATTTTTGAGTGTAGAGTTTGGAACATTTAATCTGAGAGTTGATTTTTATCGGTCAGTGTTCTTGGTGCAGCCTGCATCTTCACCAAAGCATGCACCAAAGAGAGTGAAGTCAACTATTAAATTGGACAAGTTGGATTTTATTAGTAAAGAGTGGATAGATGCAGATGTTCTGGTTTTCAATTCGGGACACTGGTGGACCCCGACTAAACTTTTCGCAAC GGGCTGCTATTTTCAAGTTGATGGAGCGCTGAAACTTGGAATGCCAATAACTTCTGCCTTCAAAATAGCATTAGAGACCTGGGCATCTTGGGTTGATACTACAATTAACTCAAATAGAACTAGAGTATACTTCCGAACTTTCGAATCTTCTCACTGGAG AAACCATAAACCTTGCACAGTGACTAAACGCCCTTCCTCGCTAACCGGAGGGAGGGACCGCAGCTCAATTTCAGACGCAATACTTGGAGTTGCGAAGAAAATGAAAGTTCCAGTGCGAGTTTTGCACGTTACCCCAATGGGAGCTTTCCGGAGTGATGGGCATGTGGGCACTTGGAGTGACAATCCATCGGTGCCTGATTGCTCCCATTGGTGTCTGCCTGGAGTGCCTGATACGTGGAACGAAATTCTCTTTTCATACATTCTGAGCGAAAATCAGGTACCCTTCAATGAACACTAA
- the LOC119992516 gene encoding protein trichome berefringence-like 7 isoform X3 → MMEKISGFSSFDHFRKFYSRVSSFSFRMIKGQCKVWIFQSLYALVAIGSVLIFFLAMACAYLYVFPYTSTLVYKHGMSNSSDSISECNVFEGSWIQEDSYPLYNASQCPFAERGFNCISNGRRDRGYMKWRWKPKNCDLLWFSAREALEGLRGKRVVFVGDSLSRTQWESFICMLMTGLEDKTSVREINGNKITKQIRFLSVEFGTFNLRVDFYRSVFLVQPASSPKHAPKRVKSTIKLDKLDFISKEWIDADVLVFNSGHWWTPTKLFATGCYFQVDGALKLGMPITSAFKIALETWASWVDTTINSNRTRVYFRTFESSHWRNHKPCTVTKRPSSLTGGRDRSSISDAILGVAKKMKVPVRVLHVTPMGAFRSDGHVGTWSDNPSVPDCSHWCLPGVPDTWNEILFSYILSENQVPFNEH, encoded by the exons ATGATGGAGAAAATAAGtgggttttcttcttttgatcatTTTAGGAAATTTTATTCAAGGGTATCGAGTTTCAGCTTCAGAATGATAAAGGGTCAGTGTAAAGTTTGGATTTTTCAATCACTCTATGCACTTGTTGCGATCGGTTCAGTTCTAATCTTCTTTCTAGCCATGGCTTGTGCATATCTATATGTGTTTCCTTATACAAGTACTCTTGTTTATAAGCACGGAATGTCCAATTCAAGTGATTCGATTAGTGAGTGCAATGTGTTTGAAGGAAGTTGGATTCAAGAGGATAGTTATCCTTTGTATAATGCCTCACAATGTCCCTTTGCGGAACGTGGTTTTAATTGCATATCTAATGGTAGAAGAGATAGAGGTTATATGAAATGGAGATGGAAGCCTAAAAATTGTGACCTACTGTGGTTTAGCGCACGAGAAGCTCTTGAGGGGCTCCGTGGGAAACGGGTTGTTTTTGTTGGTGATTCGTTGAGCCGAACACAATGGGAATCTTTCATTTGTATGCTCATGACTGGTTTGGAGGATAAGACAAGTGTGCGTGAAATCAATGGGAATAAGATCACTAAACAGATCAGATTTTTGAGTGTAGAGTTTGGAACATTTAATCTGAGAGTTGATTTTTATCGGTCAGTGTTCTTGGTGCAGCCTGCATCTTCACCAAAGCATGCACCAAAGAGAGTGAAGTCAACTATTAAATTGGACAAGTTGGATTTTATTAGTAAAGAGTGGATAGATGCAGATGTTCTGGTTTTCAATTCGGGACACTGGTGGACCCCGACTAAACTTTTCGCAAC GGGCTGCTATTTTCAAGTTGATGGAGCGCTGAAACTTGGAATGCCAATAACTTCTGCCTTCAAAATAGCATTAGAGACCTGGGCATCTTGGGTTGATACTACAATTAACTCAAATAGAACTAGAGTATACTTCCGAACTTTCGAATCTTCTCACTGGAG AAACCATAAACCTTGCACAGTGACTAAACGCCCTTCCTCGCTAACCGGAGGGAGGGACCGCAGCTCAATTTCAGACGCAATACTTGGAGTTGCGAAGAAAATGAAAGTTCCAGTGCGAGTTTTGCACGTTACCCCAATGGGAGCTTTCCGGAGTGATGGGCATGTGGGCACTTGGAGTGACAATCCATCGGTGCCTGATTGCTCCCATTGGTGTCTGCCTGGAGTGCCTGATACGTGGAACGAAATTCTCTTTTCATACATTCTGAGCGAAAATCAGGTACCCTTCAATGAACACTAA
- the LOC119993416 gene encoding cysteine-rich receptor-like protein kinase 6, producing the protein MASPNNFDVPHFPPPPPPTYITPPPPHIHPPPPHILPPPPSPSPDNHTTIIIVVFVSFAGLLFLAFLVFGLCCLIKKKKKNTIEEAELVHVDEHLKVKEAIVEGPHGAQAVVLEIDDDVHADEMIRKGEKLGHVKFVEANKNYNNPSATEAAGTSDHHHP; encoded by the coding sequence ATGGCCTCTCCCAATAACTTTGACGTCCCACATTTCCCTCCACCACCCCCACCTACCTACATAACCCCTCCTCCGCCCCACATTCACCCTCCTCCACCTCATATCCTCCCACCACCACCGTCACCTTCACCGGACAACCACACGACAATTATAATCGTTGTGTTTGTCTCATTTGCTGGACTTCTTTTTCTTGCATTCCTTGTATTTGGTCTATGTTGCttaatcaagaagaagaaaaagaatacaaTTGAAGAAGCTGAACTTGTACATGTTGATGAACATCTGAAGGTGAAGGAGGCTATTGTGGAAGGTCCACATGGTGCACAAGCTGTGGTGCttgagattgatgatgatgtACATGCTGATGAAATGATAAGGAAGGGTGAAAAACTTGGTCATGTTAAGTTTGTAGAAGCcaacaaaaattataataatccaAGTGCCACAGAAGCAGCTGGAACATCTGATCATCATCACCCTTAA